In one Lolium rigidum isolate FL_2022 chromosome 3, APGP_CSIRO_Lrig_0.1, whole genome shotgun sequence genomic region, the following are encoded:
- the LOC124702319 gene encoding uncharacterized protein LOC124702319 isoform X2 translates to MATDSTLSTGARRPRRQQEVTVYGVGRRIMARRVGKIRGKCKREVTSSSSATSRRDLPPDLPPYLSEASCLLDKSEKSVGGPASGQTLHQNLHDAQRDTIWVREQHDWGLTFYTRIDLRGYFCTYPKVGGPFNSLEEASNAIDRYLHDRQDPMMRKEQHEFYEVGKASVERGIRACLYWPDGSKKMHVISEQIDKSRCKMLQLVQALVDKYNEDPLHFEDIPFELKDVVCSEVIYEGDRCYYHTNFTTKTKGAKTTDNLFFAEVTHMPGEDGKLVVSCICRVDTFDNGQCYGCGSDMKHPNADAYNGGHSKDFKFFHIGDGCRGPNIDTAKTMDDWKAEEARVRRLFEGLDDPSVVARLMEPPKFEFGANMATDEEVDCFMESIMGPYNGSTDIIDASTAERFRAQLK, encoded by the exons ATGGCCACCGACAGCACTCTTAGCACGGGGGCCCGACGCCCCCGGAGACAGCAGGAGGTGACCGTGTATGGCGTCGGTCGTCGAATTATGGCACGGCGCGTCGGAAAAATCCGGGGCAAATGCAAGAGAGAAGTCACCAGCTCAAGCTCCGCCACGAGTCGCCgcgacctgccgccggacctaccTCCTTATCTGTCGGAGGCCTCCTGCTTGCTGGACAA GTCTGAGAAAAGTGTGGGTGGGCCTGCATCTGGACAAACGTTGCATCAAAACTTGCATGATGCTCAGCGGGACACCATTTGGGTCCGGGAACAGCACGATTGGGGGCTCACATTTTACACCAGGATTGATCTTCGGGGATATTTCTGCACATATCCTAAGGTGGGCGGACCATTTAACAGCTTAGAGGAAGCTAGCAATGCCATTGATCGCTATCTTCATGACCGGCAGGATCCAATGAT GCGGAAGGAGCAACATGAGTTCTATGAAGTGGGTAAGGCTAGTGTGGAGAGGGGTATACGAGCCTGTCTTTACTGGCCTGATGGCTCAAAGAAGATGCATGTGATATCAGAACAAATTGATAAAAGCCGTTGCAAGATGCTCCAGTTGGTTCAAGCTTTGGTGGACAAGTATAATGAGGATCCTCTTCATTTTGAG GATATTCCATTTGAACTTAAAGATGTTGTGTGCTCCGAAGTAATATATGAGGGCGACCGTTGCTACTATCATACCAATTTCACTACGAAGACGAAAGGAGCAAAGACAACTGACAATCTATTCTTTGCGGAAGTCACACATATGCCAGGAGAAGACGGAAAATTGGTAGTCAGCTGTATCTGCAGGGTTGATACTTTTGATAATG GTCAATGCTACGGTTGTGGAAGTGATATGAAGCACCCAAATGCTGATGCATACAACGGTGGTCACTCTAAGGATTTTAAGTTTTTTCACATTGGTGACGGATGTCGTGGACCTAATATCGACACCGCGAAGACTATGGATGAT TGGAAAGCTGAGGAGGCAAGGGTAAGAAGATTGTTCGAG GGCCTTGATGATCCAAGTGTTGTGGCGAGACTCATGGAACCACCTAAGTTTGAGTTTGGAGCAAACATGGCCACTGATGAGGAAGTAGATTGTTTCATGGAGTCGATCATGGGGCCATACAATGGCAGCACTGACATCATAGATGCTAGTACCGCAGAAAGATTTAGAGCGCAACTAAAGTAG
- the LOC124702319 gene encoding uncharacterized protein LOC124702319 isoform X1 produces the protein MATDSTLSTGARRPRRQQEVTVYGVGRRIMARRVGKIRGKCKREVTSSSSATSRRDLPPDLPPYLSEASCLLDKFDKELLIQNASAQTQHQIVLFINGHCLDCWVDKYNEDFCRGIFMAWSEKSVGGPASGQTLHQNLHDAQRDTIWVREQHDWGLTFYTRIDLRGYFCTYPKVGGPFNSLEEASNAIDRYLHDRQDPMMRKEQHEFYEVGKASVERGIRACLYWPDGSKKMHVISEQIDKSRCKMLQLVQALVDKYNEDPLHFEDIPFELKDVVCSEVIYEGDRCYYHTNFTTKTKGAKTTDNLFFAEVTHMPGEDGKLVVSCICRVDTFDNGQCYGCGSDMKHPNADAYNGGHSKDFKFFHIGDGCRGPNIDTAKTMDDWKAEEARVRRLFEGLDDPSVVARLMEPPKFEFGANMATDEEVDCFMESIMGPYNGSTDIIDASTAERFRAQLK, from the exons ATGGCCACCGACAGCACTCTTAGCACGGGGGCCCGACGCCCCCGGAGACAGCAGGAGGTGACCGTGTATGGCGTCGGTCGTCGAATTATGGCACGGCGCGTCGGAAAAATCCGGGGCAAATGCAAGAGAGAAGTCACCAGCTCAAGCTCCGCCACGAGTCGCCgcgacctgccgccggacctaccTCCTTATCTGTCGGAGGCCTCCTGCTTGCTGGACAA GTTTGACAAGGAGCTTCTGATCCAGAATGCATCTGCACAAACACAGCATCAAATTGTGTTGTTTATCAATGGGCATTGCTTGGATTGTTGGGTGGACAAGTATAATGAGGATTTCTGTAGAGGGATATTTATGGCATG GTCTGAGAAAAGTGTGGGTGGGCCTGCATCTGGACAAACGTTGCATCAAAACTTGCATGATGCTCAGCGGGACACCATTTGGGTCCGGGAACAGCACGATTGGGGGCTCACATTTTACACCAGGATTGATCTTCGGGGATATTTCTGCACATATCCTAAGGTGGGCGGACCATTTAACAGCTTAGAGGAAGCTAGCAATGCCATTGATCGCTATCTTCATGACCGGCAGGATCCAATGAT GCGGAAGGAGCAACATGAGTTCTATGAAGTGGGTAAGGCTAGTGTGGAGAGGGGTATACGAGCCTGTCTTTACTGGCCTGATGGCTCAAAGAAGATGCATGTGATATCAGAACAAATTGATAAAAGCCGTTGCAAGATGCTCCAGTTGGTTCAAGCTTTGGTGGACAAGTATAATGAGGATCCTCTTCATTTTGAG GATATTCCATTTGAACTTAAAGATGTTGTGTGCTCCGAAGTAATATATGAGGGCGACCGTTGCTACTATCATACCAATTTCACTACGAAGACGAAAGGAGCAAAGACAACTGACAATCTATTCTTTGCGGAAGTCACACATATGCCAGGAGAAGACGGAAAATTGGTAGTCAGCTGTATCTGCAGGGTTGATACTTTTGATAATG GTCAATGCTACGGTTGTGGAAGTGATATGAAGCACCCAAATGCTGATGCATACAACGGTGGTCACTCTAAGGATTTTAAGTTTTTTCACATTGGTGACGGATGTCGTGGACCTAATATCGACACCGCGAAGACTATGGATGAT TGGAAAGCTGAGGAGGCAAGGGTAAGAAGATTGTTCGAG GGCCTTGATGATCCAAGTGTTGTGGCGAGACTCATGGAACCACCTAAGTTTGAGTTTGGAGCAAACATGGCCACTGATGAGGAAGTAGATTGTTTCATGGAGTCGATCATGGGGCCATACAATGGCAGCACTGACATCATAGATGCTAGTACCGCAGAAAGATTTAGAGCGCAACTAAAGTAG